One genomic window of Pseudomonas chlororaphis subsp. piscium includes the following:
- a CDS encoding PLP-dependent aminotransferase family protein, with product MARARYKQLVDGFAADIRGGALPPGTRLPTHRELAAREGLALVTASRVYAELEAMGLISGETGRGTFVRETALPPGQGIDQQATAAGTLDLNFNYPALPGQAEVLRGGLRQLAAAGDLEALLRYQPHSGRSHERAAVARHLACRGLQVDADQVSIVSGAQHGLATTVMALLKPGDVVATDALTYPGFKVVADAHGVELVSIALTEHGPDLQAFEQLCRSRRVRAVYAMPTLHNPMGWVLDLAWRERLVHIARQHRLLIIEDAAYAFLAENPPAPLAALAPELTVYVSGFSKNVATGLRVGFVVAPPAWVPPIERVIRATTWNTPGVMTALVCNWIDDGTVQRLEAEKRQDARTRQNLAREVLAGLAYIGHPASYFLWLPLPEEVRADQVAMALLREKVSVSTAEPFVSAAPVPHAIRLALGSVDMDQLRVALERVRQVIGQYAY from the coding sequence ATGGCCCGTGCCCGCTACAAACAACTGGTCGATGGTTTTGCCGCCGATATCCGTGGCGGTGCATTGCCGCCCGGCACCCGCTTGCCCACCCACCGTGAACTGGCCGCCAGGGAAGGGCTGGCCCTGGTGACGGCATCGCGGGTCTATGCCGAACTGGAGGCCATGGGCCTGATCAGTGGCGAGACCGGGCGCGGCACCTTTGTCCGCGAGACCGCGCTGCCACCGGGGCAGGGCATCGACCAGCAGGCGACCGCGGCGGGCACCCTGGATCTCAATTTCAACTATCCGGCGTTGCCCGGGCAGGCCGAAGTGCTGCGCGGCGGCCTGCGCCAGCTGGCGGCTGCCGGTGACCTGGAGGCGCTGCTGCGCTACCAGCCCCACAGTGGCCGCAGCCATGAGCGGGCCGCCGTGGCCCGGCACCTGGCGTGTCGCGGGTTGCAGGTGGACGCAGACCAGGTGTCGATCGTCAGCGGCGCCCAGCACGGCCTGGCGACCACGGTGATGGCGCTGCTCAAGCCCGGTGATGTGGTGGCCACCGATGCCCTGACCTACCCGGGGTTCAAGGTGGTGGCCGACGCCCACGGCGTGGAGCTGGTGTCGATTGCCCTGACCGAGCACGGCCCCGATCTGCAGGCCTTCGAGCAGCTATGCCGCAGCCGGCGGGTGCGGGCGGTGTATGCCATGCCGACCTTGCATAACCCCATGGGCTGGGTGCTGGACCTGGCGTGGCGCGAGCGTCTGGTGCACATAGCCCGGCAGCATCGGCTGCTGATTATCGAGGACGCCGCCTATGCCTTTCTCGCCGAGAATCCACCCGCGCCTCTGGCGGCCCTGGCGCCGGAGCTGACGGTGTATGTGTCGGGGTTTTCCAAGAATGTCGCCACCGGGCTGCGGGTCGGTTTTGTCGTCGCGCCGCCGGCCTGGGTGCCGCCGATCGAACGGGTGATCCGCGCGACCACCTGGAACACCCCGGGGGTGATGACGGCGCTGGTCTGCAACTGGATCGACGACGGCACGGTGCAACGCCTGGAAGCCGAGAAACGCCAGGACGCGAGAACCCGCCAGAACCTGGCCAGGGAGGTGCTGGCCGGCCTGGCGTACATCGGGCATCCGGCGTCCTATTTCCTCTGGCTGCCGCTGCCCGAGGAGGTGCGCGCCGATCAGGTGGCGATGGCCTTGCTGCGGGAAAAGGTCTCGGTGTCCACCGCCGAGCCCTTTGTCAGCGCCGCGCCGGTGCCCCACGCCATCCGTTTGGCCTTGGGTTCGGTCGATATGGATCAATTGCGGGTGGCGTTGGAGCGGGTGCGGCAGGTGATTGGTCAATACGCCTATTGA
- a CDS encoding methyl-accepting chemotaxis protein, producing MQNSLRSTLQKIADSSSQLASAAEELHAVTEDSSKTLHQQSNELEQAATAVNEMTAAVEEVARNAVSTSEASRETDTTAHHGRQQVQHTVDSIGDLADEVTRTCEQVEHLAVDVRNIGQVLEVIRSIAEQTNLLALNAAIEAARAGDAGRGFAVVADEVRALAHRTQQSTQEIESMINTIEEGTEGAVSAMRHSNERAHLTLEAARASGLALDQITQAITSINERNMVIASASEEQAQVAREVDRNLVNIRDLATQTSAGANQSNAASQDLSRLAVELNGLVTQFKV from the coding sequence ATGCAGAACAGCCTGCGCAGCACCCTGCAGAAGATCGCCGATTCCTCCAGCCAACTGGCCTCGGCCGCCGAGGAATTGCATGCGGTGACCGAGGACTCCAGCAAGACCCTGCACCAGCAGAGCAACGAACTGGAACAGGCCGCCACCGCGGTCAACGAGATGACCGCGGCCGTGGAAGAAGTGGCGCGCAACGCCGTCAGCACCTCCGAGGCATCCCGGGAAACCGACACCACCGCCCACCACGGCCGGCAGCAGGTGCAACACACGGTCGACTCCATCGGCGACCTGGCCGACGAGGTGACCCGCACCTGCGAGCAGGTCGAACACCTGGCGGTGGATGTGCGCAATATCGGTCAGGTCCTGGAGGTGATCCGCTCGATCGCCGAACAGACCAACCTGCTGGCCCTCAACGCGGCCATCGAGGCGGCCCGGGCCGGCGATGCCGGACGGGGTTTCGCCGTGGTCGCCGATGAGGTGCGGGCCCTCGCCCATCGCACCCAGCAGTCGACCCAGGAAATCGAAAGCATGATCAACACCATCGAAGAAGGCACCGAAGGCGCGGTGAGCGCCATGCGCCACAGCAACGAGCGCGCCCACCTGACCCTGGAAGCCGCCCGCGCCTCAGGCCTGGCCCTGGACCAGATCACCCAGGCCATCACCTCGATCAACGAACGCAACATGGTGATCGCCAGCGCCAGCGAAGAGCAGGCCCAGGTCGCCCGCGAGGTCGACCGCAACCTGGTGAATATCCGCGACCTGGCGACCCAGACCTCGGCCGGGGCCAACCAGAGCAACGCCGCCAGCCAGGACCTGTCACGCCTGGCGGTGGAACTCAACGGCCTGGTGACCCAGTTCAAGGTCTGA
- a CDS encoding SulP family inorganic anion transporter — MKPARLRADVLAGLTTAFALVPECIAFALVAHLNPLMGLYGAFIICTLTALFGGRPGMISGAAGSMAVVIVALVVQHGVQYLLATVLLGGLVMIAFGLLRLGKLVRIVPYPVMLGFVNGLAIIIALAQLEHFKTDEHWLGGTPLWLMLGLVALTMAIVHWLPRLSRAVPPALVAILGVGLLVHLLGLPTRTLGDMAHIAGGLPSLVLPEIPWNLETLGIIAPYAFLMAMVGLLETLLTLNLTDEITESRSFPDRECVALGAANIASGLFGGMGGCAMIGQTVINLSSGGRGRLSGVVAGVMILLFVLFLSPLIERIPLAALVGVMFVVAQQTFAWGSLRVLHKVPLNDMLVIVAVTIITVFTDLAIAVLCGIVIAALNFAWQHSRELYADSHEEADGSKLYRVHGTLFFASTTPFLNHFDPAGDPAQVTLDCRHLSFVDYSAIAALKTLRERYSKAGKHLRVTHLSERCKQLLKRAGIQQG; from the coding sequence ATGAAACCCGCTCGCCTTCGCGCCGACGTCCTGGCCGGACTCACCACCGCTTTCGCCCTGGTGCCCGAGTGCATCGCCTTCGCCCTGGTCGCCCACCTCAACCCGCTGATGGGCCTGTATGGCGCCTTTATCATCTGCACCCTGACCGCCCTGTTCGGCGGCCGCCCGGGGATGATTTCCGGCGCCGCCGGGTCGATGGCGGTGGTGATCGTCGCGCTGGTGGTGCAACACGGCGTGCAGTACCTGCTGGCCACGGTGCTGCTGGGCGGGCTGGTCATGATCGCCTTCGGCCTGCTGCGCCTGGGCAAGCTGGTGCGGATCGTGCCGTATCCGGTGATGCTCGGCTTCGTCAACGGCCTGGCGATCATCATTGCCCTGGCCCAGCTGGAGCACTTCAAGACCGATGAACACTGGCTCGGCGGCACTCCCCTGTGGCTGATGCTCGGGCTGGTGGCGCTGACCATGGCGATCGTCCACTGGCTGCCGCGCCTGAGCCGCGCGGTGCCGCCGGCGCTGGTGGCGATCCTCGGAGTCGGCCTGCTGGTCCACCTGCTGGGCCTGCCAACCCGCACCCTGGGCGACATGGCCCATATCGCCGGCGGCCTGCCAAGCCTGGTGCTGCCGGAGATTCCATGGAACCTGGAAACCCTGGGCATCATCGCCCCCTACGCCTTCCTGATGGCCATGGTCGGTTTGCTGGAAACCCTGCTGACCCTCAACCTCACCGACGAAATCACCGAGAGCCGCAGCTTCCCGGACCGCGAGTGCGTGGCCCTGGGCGCGGCCAATATCGCCTCCGGCCTGTTCGGCGGCATGGGCGGTTGCGCAATGATCGGCCAGACCGTGATCAACCTCAGTTCCGGCGGCCGCGGCCGGCTGTCCGGGGTGGTCGCCGGGGTGATGATCCTGCTGTTCGTGCTGTTCCTCTCGCCCCTGATCGAGCGCATTCCGCTGGCGGCGCTGGTCGGGGTGATGTTCGTGGTGGCCCAGCAGACCTTCGCCTGGGGCTCGCTGCGGGTGCTGCACAAAGTGCCGCTGAACGACATGCTGGTGATCGTCGCGGTGACCATCATCACCGTGTTCACCGACCTCGCCATCGCGGTGCTGTGCGGCATCGTCATCGCCGCCCTCAACTTCGCCTGGCAGCATTCGCGCGAACTCTACGCCGACAGCCACGAGGAAGCCGACGGCAGCAAGCTGTACCGGGTCCACGGCACCCTGTTCTTCGCCTCGACCACGCCCTTCCTCAACCACTTCGACCCGGCGGGCGACCCGGCCCAGGTGACCCTCGACTGCCGCCACCTGAGCTTCGTCGACTACTCGGCCATCGCCGCCCTGAAAACCCTGCGCGAACGCTACAGCAAGGCCGGCAAACACCTGCGGGTGACCCACCTGTCCGAACGCTGCAAGCAGTTGCTGAAACGCGCGGGCATCCAGCAGGGTTAA
- a CDS encoding SCO family protein, protein MSVLLSRREVIAGMGVLGLGLLAGCDTRGQLSYKYGKDLSDKIMGRTFKLKDTEGNVRTLSSYSGLMPMVFFGFTQCPAICPTTLARAAQAKKLMGRDGDRLQVIFITLDPERDTPEVLDAYVKAFDPSFVALYGTLEQTAATAKEFDVFYEKIPSGSTYTLSHTATSFVYDSRGTLRLGLSQSLTAQECAEDLLTVMEVC, encoded by the coding sequence ATGAGTGTTTTGTTGAGTCGCCGCGAGGTGATTGCAGGTATGGGGGTGTTGGGTCTCGGTCTCCTGGCCGGCTGCGATACCCGGGGTCAGTTGTCGTACAAATATGGCAAGGATCTGAGCGACAAGATCATGGGCCGTACCTTCAAGCTGAAGGACACCGAGGGCAACGTCAGGACGCTCTCGAGCTATAGTGGCCTGATGCCGATGGTGTTCTTCGGTTTCACCCAGTGCCCGGCCATCTGCCCCACGACGCTGGCCCGCGCGGCCCAGGCCAAGAAACTGATGGGCCGGGACGGCGACCGCCTGCAGGTGATCTTCATCACCCTGGACCCCGAGCGGGATACCCCGGAGGTCCTCGACGCCTACGTCAAGGCCTTCGACCCGTCGTTCGTCGCGCTGTACGGCACGCTGGAGCAGACCGCGGCCACGGCCAAGGAATTCGACGTGTTCTACGAGAAGATCCCCAGCGGTTCGACCTACACCCTGTCCCACACCGCCACCAGTTTTGTCTACGACTCCCGGGGCACGTTGCGCCTTGGCTTGTCCCAATCGCTTACCGCGCAAGAGTGCGCGGAAGATCTACTGACCGTCATGGAGGTCTGCTGA
- a CDS encoding copper chaperone PCu(A)C has product MYPALNKTAIAQRAKRILIGLSLLGLAGQAGAQTQVDDAWVRATVAGQQATGAFMTLTASDDSKLLSVESPVAKIVQIHQSSMHNDVMSMRPADFVALPAGKAVALDPHGYHVMLIDLVAQVKEGDKVPLTLVVENAKGEKESIKVEAQARALNMPDHSKMQH; this is encoded by the coding sequence ATGTACCCGGCCCTGAATAAAACCGCTATCGCCCAACGCGCCAAACGCATCCTGATCGGCCTGTCCCTGCTGGGCCTGGCTGGCCAGGCCGGGGCCCAGACCCAGGTCGACGACGCCTGGGTACGCGCCACCGTCGCCGGGCAACAGGCGACCGGGGCCTTCATGACCCTGACCGCCAGCGATGACAGCAAGCTGCTCAGCGTCGAGTCGCCGGTGGCCAAGATCGTGCAGATTCACCAGTCGAGCATGCACAACGATGTGATGAGCATGCGCCCGGCGGACTTCGTTGCCTTGCCGGCCGGCAAGGCCGTGGCCCTGGACCCCCATGGTTATCACGTGATGCTGATCGACCTGGTGGCCCAGGTGAAGGAAGGCGACAAGGTGCCGCTGACCCTGGTGGTGGAAAATGCCAAGGGCGAGAAAGAGTCGATCAAGGTCGAGGCCCAGGCCCGCGCGCTGAACATGCCCGACCACAGCAAGATGCAGCATTGA
- a CDS encoding DUF1289 domain-containing protein, which yields MAKEIDNPCIAVCQLSGDLCLSCGRSKDDIRQWKRMKRPEKMAAVQRASQRLKALRKKGGGASR from the coding sequence ATGGCCAAGGAAATCGACAACCCCTGTATCGCCGTTTGCCAGTTGAGCGGCGACCTGTGCCTGAGTTGCGGGCGCAGCAAGGACGACATCCGCCAATGGAAGCGCATGAAACGCCCGGAAAAGATGGCGGCGGTGCAGCGGGCGAGCCAGCGCTTGAAGGCGTTGCGCAAGAAAGGCGGCGGCGCCAGCCGCTGA
- the dsdC gene encoding DNA-binding transcriptional regulator DsdC: MYNLPPRLDAKLNSSQFSNLFTFQVAARHLSFSKAADELCLTASAVSHRIARLEAELSIQLFRRLTRRVELTEAGERIFEILQQTLGDLSEILAQPVDADLAGPLTLYAHPSIAHSWLVPRLAEFGLRFPGVRLDLRVGNDRIDFRTRQIDLALYYGNGEFHGLVAHKLMQERVAPVCSPQYAERHGLIGAVEQLQQCTLLHDSLAWDHATFDSEWALWIRQHGNGVPMPKRGVTFDRSDLCVTAAIHHAGVAIGREHLVSEAIGQGRLVLPFTGFTRSGEYDYYIVHPTLEAMPRRVSACIAWLQECAAQTPGV, encoded by the coding sequence TTGTACAACCTACCGCCCCGACTGGATGCCAAGCTCAACAGCAGCCAGTTCTCGAACCTGTTCACCTTCCAGGTCGCGGCCCGCCACCTGAGCTTCAGCAAGGCCGCCGATGAGTTGTGCCTGACCGCCAGCGCGGTCAGCCATCGCATCGCCCGGCTGGAGGCGGAGCTGTCGATCCAGCTGTTCCGCCGGCTGACCCGGCGGGTTGAACTGACCGAGGCTGGCGAACGGATTTTCGAGATTCTCCAGCAAACCCTGGGCGACCTGTCCGAAATCCTGGCCCAGCCGGTCGACGCCGACCTGGCCGGGCCGCTGACCCTGTACGCCCACCCGTCCATCGCCCATTCCTGGCTGGTGCCGCGCCTGGCCGAGTTCGGCCTGCGCTTTCCCGGGGTCAGGCTGGACCTGCGGGTGGGCAACGACCGCATCGACTTCCGTACCCGGCAGATCGACCTGGCGCTGTACTACGGCAATGGTGAGTTCCATGGGCTGGTGGCGCACAAGCTGATGCAGGAGCGGGTCGCGCCGGTGTGCAGCCCGCAATACGCCGAGCGCCATGGTTTGATCGGGGCGGTCGAGCAACTGCAGCAGTGCACCCTGCTGCATGATTCGCTGGCCTGGGACCACGCCACCTTCGACTCCGAATGGGCGCTGTGGATTCGCCAGCATGGCAACGGCGTGCCCATGCCGAAACGCGGGGTGACTTTCGATCGCTCGGACCTTTGCGTCACCGCCGCCATCCACCATGCCGGCGTGGCGATCGGGCGCGAGCACCTGGTCAGCGAGGCAATCGGGCAAGGCAGGCTGGTGCTGCCGTTCACCGGGTTTACCCGCAGCGGCGAATACGACTACTACATCGTCCATCCGACACTGGAGGCCATGCCGCGACGGGTCTCGGCCTGTATCGCCTGGTTGCAGGAGTGTGCGGCGCAAACGCCGGGAGTCTGA
- a CDS encoding D-serine ammonia-lyase, which translates to MIAGQPLATWTRRYPLLEELMALRETTWFTPTRAPLADGLSDLALTAADVADASARLGRFAAYFRVAFPETLANNGILESPIQPLPALQAVLASRYGQALPGALWIKQDSHLPISGSIKARGGIYEVLKHAERLALEAGLLRLDQDYSVLDSPEARALFSHYRIAVGSTGNLGLSIGLMGARLGFQVTVHMSADARQWKKDKLRAHGVNVMEYQSDYSIAVAQGRQQACADPACHFVDDENSTDLFLGYAVAAERLSRQLQQAGVRVDAQHPLFVYLPCGVGGGPGGVAFGLKLAFGDSVHCIFAEPTHSPCMLLGVHTGLHDEVSVQDFGIDNLTAADGLAVGRASGFVGRAMQRLIEGYYTVSDDELHALVWLMGKHQQLHLEPSAVAGVPGIARVQAQRDQYLRRSGMSAEAYARATHLVWATGGSMVPDTEMQAYLAQGARVLQGS; encoded by the coding sequence ATGATCGCAGGCCAGCCACTCGCTACCTGGACCCGCCGCTACCCGCTGCTCGAAGAGCTGATGGCATTGCGCGAAACCACTTGGTTCACCCCCACCCGCGCGCCCCTGGCCGATGGCCTGAGCGATCTTGCGCTGACAGCCGCCGACGTGGCCGACGCCAGCGCGCGTCTCGGGCGTTTCGCCGCCTACTTTCGCGTGGCCTTTCCCGAGACCTTGGCCAACAACGGCATTCTCGAATCGCCGATCCAGCCGCTGCCGGCCTTGCAGGCGGTGCTGGCCAGTCGTTACGGCCAAGCCCTGCCCGGCGCGCTGTGGATCAAGCAGGACAGCCACCTGCCGATCTCCGGGTCGATCAAAGCCCGCGGCGGTATCTATGAAGTACTCAAGCATGCCGAACGCCTGGCCCTGGAAGCCGGCCTGTTGCGCCTGGACCAGGACTACAGCGTGCTCGACTCGCCCGAGGCCCGAGCGCTCTTCAGCCACTACCGAATCGCCGTGGGCTCCACCGGCAACCTGGGCCTGTCCATCGGCCTGATGGGCGCCCGGCTGGGGTTCCAGGTCACGGTGCACATGTCCGCCGACGCCCGCCAATGGAAGAAAGACAAGCTGCGCGCCCATGGGGTGAATGTCATGGAATACCAGAGCGACTACAGCATCGCCGTGGCCCAGGGGCGGCAACAGGCCTGCGCCGATCCGGCCTGTCATTTCGTCGATGACGAGAACTCCACCGATCTGTTCCTCGGCTACGCCGTGGCTGCCGAGCGCCTGAGCCGGCAACTGCAACAGGCCGGGGTCCGGGTCGATGCCCAGCACCCGCTGTTCGTCTACCTGCCCTGCGGCGTCGGCGGCGGTCCTGGCGGCGTGGCGTTCGGCTTGAAGCTGGCGTTCGGCGACTCCGTTCACTGTATATTTGCCGAGCCCACCCATTCGCCGTGCATGCTGCTCGGGGTGCACACCGGGCTGCATGACGAGGTGTCAGTGCAGGACTTCGGCATCGACAACCTCACCGCCGCCGACGGCCTGGCCGTCGGGCGCGCCTCGGGTTTTGTCGGCCGCGCCATGCAGCGGCTGATCGAGGGGTACTACACGGTCAGCGATGACGAACTGCATGCCCTGGTCTGGCTGATGGGCAAGCACCAACAGCTGCACCTGGAGCCTTCGGCGGTGGCCGGTGTCCCGGGTATCGCCCGCGTGCAGGCACAACGTGACCAGTACCTGCGGCGCAGCGGCATGAGCGCCGAGGCTTACGCCCGGGCCACCCACCTGGTCTGGGCCACGGGCGGCAGCATGGTTCCGGACACCGAGATGCAGGCCTATCTGGCGCAAGGCGCCCGGGTGCTGCAAGGCTCATAA
- a CDS encoding gluconate:H+ symporter, producing MQSSGALLWVLLAAIVMIVVLIVRFRVHAFLALIAACGLVGMGSGMPLNAMLESFQKGLGDTLGFLAAIIGLGSILGKMLEESGGAERIAQTLLDTLGEQRASWVMMLVGFIAGIPVFFEVGYILLIPLVYVVAKETRLNLLYLGVPLAVSLMCVHCMLPPHPAAMAITHLLGADVGKVILYGLIVGLPTAIVAGPLWIRLVARSRAEPWQAAFLEERCEARGARVLPGFWLTLLTILLPLLLMIGKTFASALPAGSTLSVLLSFFGNPLVALLIAVAFAYWSLGLRRGLSMLDLLGHTQKSLPPLASILLIIGAGGAFNGILIDSGVGKVLADSLTRLDINPVVLAWLVAGLMHFAVGSATVAMMSAAAIVLPTLGVDSGYSKEIIVVAIGAGAIGWTHVTDSAFWVVKEYLGVSLADALKTFTSATVLASVVALLLTLGLAHFI from the coding sequence ATGCAAAGCAGTGGCGCGTTGCTGTGGGTGTTGTTGGCCGCGATCGTGATGATCGTGGTGTTGATTGTCAGGTTCCGGGTGCATGCCTTTCTGGCGCTGATCGCCGCCTGCGGCCTGGTCGGGATGGGCTCGGGGATGCCCTTGAATGCCATGCTCGAATCCTTCCAGAAGGGCCTGGGCGATACCCTGGGGTTTCTCGCCGCGATCATCGGGCTGGGCAGCATCCTGGGCAAGATGCTCGAGGAATCGGGAGGCGCCGAACGCATCGCCCAGACCTTGCTCGACACCCTGGGCGAGCAGCGCGCGTCCTGGGTGATGATGCTGGTGGGGTTCATCGCCGGCATCCCGGTGTTCTTCGAGGTCGGCTATATCCTGCTGATTCCCCTGGTGTACGTGGTGGCCAAGGAAACCCGGCTCAACCTGCTGTACCTCGGCGTGCCGCTGGCGGTGTCGCTGATGTGCGTGCACTGCATGCTGCCGCCCCACCCCGCGGCCATGGCCATTACCCACTTGCTGGGGGCCGACGTTGGCAAGGTGATCCTCTACGGCCTGATCGTCGGCCTGCCCACCGCCATAGTCGCCGGGCCGCTGTGGATCCGCCTGGTGGCGCGCAGCCGGGCCGAACCCTGGCAGGCGGCCTTCCTCGAAGAACGTTGCGAGGCCCGTGGCGCGCGAGTGCTGCCGGGCTTCTGGCTGACCCTGCTGACCATCCTGCTGCCGCTGCTGCTGATGATCGGCAAAACCTTCGCCAGCGCCCTGCCCGCCGGCTCGACCCTGTCCGTGCTGCTGTCGTTCTTCGGCAACCCGCTGGTGGCGCTGCTGATCGCCGTGGCCTTCGCCTACTGGTCCCTGGGCCTGCGCCGTGGCTTGTCCATGTTGGACCTGCTGGGGCACACCCAGAAAAGCCTGCCGCCGCTGGCCAGCATCCTGCTGATCATCGGTGCCGGCGGCGCCTTCAACGGCATCCTGATCGACAGCGGCGTGGGCAAGGTGCTGGCCGACTCCCTGACCCGGCTGGACATCAACCCGGTGGTGCTGGCCTGGCTGGTGGCCGGCCTGATGCACTTCGCGGTGGGCTCGGCCACCGTGGCCATGATGAGCGCCGCCGCCATCGTGCTGCCAACCCTGGGCGTCGACTCCGGCTACAGCAAGGAGATCATCGTGGTCGCCATCGGCGCCGGGGCCATCGGCTGGACCCACGTCACCGACTCGGCCTTCTGGGTGGTCAAGGAATACCTCGGGGTGTCGCTGGCCGACGCGCTCAAGACCTTCACCAGCGCCACGGTCCTGGCTTCGGTGGTGGCCCTGCTGCTGACCCTGGGCCTCGCTCATTTCATTTAA
- a CDS encoding RidA family protein — MTQRDVVFPPGRQALYQRNRYSPAIRANGFLFVSGQVGSTSDGSPEPDLEAQVRLAFTNLNAILAAAGSSFDEVIDVTVFIVDPETRFETIWKVVPEFWGQAPHPTLTAVGVTWLYGFDFEIKVIAKLPESTAG, encoded by the coding sequence ATGACTCAGCGCGACGTGGTTTTTCCACCCGGACGCCAGGCGCTTTACCAGCGCAACCGCTACTCGCCAGCGATCCGCGCCAATGGTTTCCTGTTCGTTTCGGGGCAGGTCGGCAGCACCAGCGATGGCTCGCCCGAGCCGGACCTGGAGGCCCAGGTGCGCCTCGCGTTCACCAACCTCAACGCAATCCTGGCGGCCGCCGGCAGCTCCTTCGACGAGGTGATCGACGTCACCGTGTTTATCGTCGATCCCGAAACCCGCTTCGAAACCATCTGGAAGGTGGTGCCGGAATTCTGGGGCCAGGCGCCGCACCCGACGCTGACCGCCGTGGGCGTGACCTGGCTGTATGGCTTCGACTTCGAGATCAAGGTCATCGCCAAACTGCCGGAAAGCACCGCCGGCTGA
- a CDS encoding LysR family transcriptional regulator, with product MDRFDAMQAFARVVEAGSFTKAADTLHMSKTSVTQLVQQLEARLRVKLLNRTTRRVHLTADGAVYYERVVRLLADLDDAETSLSSASAVPRGRLRVDVPSPLASMILVPALPGFHARYPDIQIDLGVSDRIVDVLGENVDCVVRGGELTDQSLMARRIGDLQLGVYAAPSYLERLGTPAHPRELEDSLHRIVGFLWARTGKALPYAMRGHGESLQIKGRYVLAVDDGNAYLAAGLAGLGILWLPDYMARAHQERGELVRLFEDWQLDPMPIYVAFPPNRHISIKLRVFIDWVAELMARHAPVASRAGA from the coding sequence ATGGACCGATTTGACGCGATGCAGGCCTTTGCCCGGGTGGTGGAGGCGGGCAGCTTCACCAAGGCCGCCGACACGCTGCACATGAGCAAGACCAGCGTGACGCAACTGGTGCAGCAACTGGAGGCACGCTTGCGGGTCAAGTTGCTCAACCGCACCACGCGCCGGGTCCACCTGACGGCCGACGGCGCAGTGTATTACGAACGCGTGGTGCGCCTGCTGGCCGACCTCGACGATGCCGAGACCAGCCTGTCCAGCGCCTCGGCGGTGCCCAGGGGACGCTTGCGGGTGGATGTGCCCAGCCCGCTGGCCAGCATGATCCTGGTGCCGGCGCTGCCCGGGTTTCACGCCCGCTACCCGGACATCCAGATTGACCTGGGCGTCAGCGACCGCATCGTCGATGTGCTCGGCGAGAATGTGGATTGCGTGGTGCGCGGCGGCGAGCTGACGGACCAGTCGCTAATGGCACGGCGGATCGGCGATCTCCAGCTGGGTGTGTATGCGGCGCCCAGCTACCTGGAGCGCCTCGGCACCCCCGCGCATCCGCGCGAGCTGGAGGATTCCTTGCATCGCATCGTCGGCTTTCTCTGGGCGCGCACCGGCAAGGCCTTGCCGTATGCCATGCGCGGCCACGGCGAGAGTCTGCAGATCAAGGGCCGCTACGTGCTGGCGGTCGACGATGGCAATGCCTACCTCGCCGCCGGCCTGGCGGGCCTGGGCATACTTTGGCTGCCGGACTACATGGCCAGGGCGCACCAGGAACGGGGCGAGCTGGTGCGTCTGTTCGAGGACTGGCAGCTCGATCCGATGCCGATCTATGTGGCGTTTCCGCCCAACCGGCACATCAGCATCAAGCTGCGAGTGTTCATCGACTGGGTCGCGGAACTGATGGCCCGGCATGCGCCGGTCGCCAGCCGAGCGGGGGCGTGA